The genomic DNA TGTTTTCCTGGAACTTAATGCTCACTGGCTATGTCAAAAATCGCAGACTCGTTGATGCCCGCAACTTGTTTGATTTAATGCCTCAAAAGGATGCTGTTTCATGGAATGTCATGTTGTCTGGTTATGTTCGGAGTGGTTGCGTTGATGAGGCTAAACTAGTTTTTGATAACATGCCTTATAAGGATTCCATCTCTTGGAATGGATTGCTTGCAGTGTATGTTCAGAATGGGAGACTTGAAGAGGCTCGTCGATTGTTTGAGTCGAAGGTGGATTGGGAATTGATTTCGTGGAATTGTTTGATGGGTGGGTATGTGAAGAGGAAGATGTTGGGTGATGCTAGGAGACTTTTTGATCATATGCCTGTTAGGAATGCAATCTCTTGGAATACCATGATTTCCGGTTATGCCCGGGATGGAGATTTGTTACAagccaggaggttgtttgaggAGTCTCCGGTGCGGGATGTTTTCACGTGGACAGCAATGGTGTTTGCATATGTGCAGAGTGGAATGTTGGATGAAGCGAGAAGAGTTTTCGATGAAATGCCGGGAAAAAGAGAGATGGCATACAATGTGATGATTGCAGGATATGTGCAATACAAGAAAATGGATATGGCAAGGGAATTGTTTGAGGCAATGCCTTGTCGGAATGTAGGTTCATGGAATACCATTATCAGCGGCTATGGTCAGAACGGAGATATTGCTCAAGCTAGGGAATTGTTTGACATGATGACTCAGCGCGATTGTGTATCTTGGGCGGCAATTATTGCTGGTTATGCTCAGACTGGTCACTATGAAAAAGTTATGCACATGCTGGTGAAGATGAAAAGGGACGGCAAAAGTTTAAATAGATCTACCTTTTGTTGTGCTTTGAGCACATGTGCTGGTATGGCTGCTTTGGTGTTAGGGAAACAAGTTCATGGACAGGCGGTGAAGACAGGGTATGACAATGGCTGCTTGGTGGGAAATGCACTCCTTGAAATGTATTGTAAATGTGGAAGCATAGGTGAAGCCTATGATGTGTTTGAAAGAATGCAATTGAAAGATATCATCTCTTGGAACACAATGTTAGCTGGTTATGCTAGGCATGGATTTGGCAGACAGGCTTTATTGGtgtttgattcaatgaagacaGCAGGTTTTAAACCTGACGAAATTACCATGGTATgtatttggttttttatttataaattaccTATGCATGAATGAGTGCTCCTTATCTGTTGTGTTGGAGGAACTACTTCCCTCAAAGCTTCATATTTCActtcatattattttcatttagaTATTCCTGGTTTATAACTTAGTTTTCTGATTAAAACTTTCCCAGTTAATATGGTCAAATAATCGCCTAAGGAAAGTAGGAAATACCTGGGTTCCTACCAGTCTTATGAATCCTCTAGGAAATACCTGGGTTACTTCAACATCTGCTGTGTCACATCTTATTCCCCTTTCAGATACTATGtctcaaaatcaaatttcttataGACTCTTCATTTAAGTTCTTTCCTCCCTTCACCCATTTCTTTTCATATTAGGAGCAACATGTGTATGCATAAACATCAAGTTACTTAAGTAAGGCCTATAAACactaaacttttatatttaaattatgtatAATGTATTTGATTCAACCAAGATAGTCCAAATGCATTTTAAGGAAAATACCTCATTCAAATTCAGTGTCCCATTACAGCACCAAATTCAGTGTCCTATTACAGCATCAATTCTCTATAAAAACTCTGTTATTTTCCAACAAAGTCCCACACCTGACACACAACCCTGTCATTTCACATGCATAactaagttttttctttttctaatcaGTTCTTCAGTGGAAGAAACTCAAGCATTCATTGCTGAAGCTGATATCTTTGTCTCTTGTGTTCGTTgatataataatgttttttccATGACTTCCATTCCTTATTGGGAAAAGTTGAAGGGTTTGGTCAGATTCCAAACAATGATCATCCTGCCGAGCACTATTGTTGATACTGATTAAGTGGGATAATAAAACCGTTTTCTCTTTGTGTGTGTAAGTGTATGTGCGCGCGCGTGTGTAGTGAAATGAATAAGCTGAGATCCTGGGTCCATTAGTGTAGTTGTTACTGTGGTTGTGATGGCcatgctagtttttttttttttttttggatagacGGTGGCCTTGCTAGCTGTTGTTGTAGAGGTTTCATTTTGGATGTTGTTGTGTGTTGTTTATGAGGGTAGGACAAGTTAACAGCATCATATGCCACATGACATTCCTTTCCATAAAGTTTCTTTCTTGCTGTAGTTCAGCTTCATCAAATTGGAGCCGTCTATCTGTTCTAGAGTACTTATCTGCTGCCCTTTGAATTGAAAAGCTTATTCTTTTCTGGTTAACTGTATTTTTGTCCTGGCAATATACCTTTTGTCATTGCATCTTCATTTATCCAAAAGGAAGTTGACAGGGCTGTAATCCATTCTGTTATGGTAGTTATTGACCTAAACAATCAGGATAGGTTATTTCATAATAGTTGTTACTGACTTGAATAACCTAGGTTACGTtgaggatatatatatatgtgtgtgtgtgtgtgtgtgtgtgaaagATAATTGTTGAGCAGTAAATGTCGTAAAATGTTGTAAATGGATTAAGAGAAACAGTTGGAAGGTCCTCTGATGTTTGTTTAGGCagttattttggatttatttctGGATAAAGGTATATAAGCAAGAATTGAAGAAGGGAAAAGAAAGAATAGATCGAGAAAAAAGATAGGAAGTGAAGATAAATTGAAAATGTATCAAATAATTCTTTCTTGTTAAAGATAATACATTATCACATAGGTGTGTATACTACTAGGCTATATAACTGATTTTGTTAAACATCTAACAGGGCTTAACTAGCTCTTAAGTGTTAACAGATAACTGAGAACTAATTCCTATTCCTTGTACATAATTTTGactgattagtttttttttcctgtgaATAACGtatattatatgatgttgagTGCTATTAATTTGAAGTCAATGAGAATAATTCAGATTTCTTCTCATACTGTATTTCATCACAGTATTTAGTACTAAGGTTTAGATATGCatttagtccttgcaaatatataattttttgttttaagtgcctgtgatattttttcttttttttgtttctagtGCTTGCAAATATACCATTTTTTGCTTTTGGTCCCTGGtgttttattttagtccttgaAAAGTTGGTTCATGTTGAAATTGGTCgcaatattcattttagtttttattttgaggaaTTAAAACCAAATATTCTGCATATTACAGCATCCGGTTCCaatatgaataaattttgtagggactaaaacaaaacaaggaccaaaagcaaaaaattatacatttgcaaggactaaaaacaaaaaatgatatatttgcagggactaaacatACATTCAAACTTATTACTGATTTGTTGGTTTTGAAAGAGCATGATACCACAGTACCACACCACCACTTGTCTCAGTTGTCTGACattatgtaaataaattttaattccCTTATTTAGCTATGAATCATATATGATGGTGTATGCTTTTAAATTTGTTGAACACGGGATATTTTAGAGGTTACAGAAAAGCAAGAGGAAAGGAGAGTAAACCGtataggctctgtttggtaagaccaagaagctagcttatagcttatggCTGATAAGCTTGTATGACTAAAAAAGGCCTGTTTGGTAACTGTCGTTTTATCATGAGCTTATCCCTATAACTTATTTATCAGACGCTATTTaatagcgtttgagcttataacttaccactttttcttccattttttcccttactattttatctaaaatctattttttttcctttatgatttattatatttaaaataaaatagacatgTCTTAAATGCAGGCATATCAAAATATGTATGTTTTTACctgatatgtttttttattattacggATGAATAGATGGAAATAATTGGtctactaattttttattttgggtcAAAAAGTGCCTGTTACACTCACAGCTTCATTTTTCTAAATAATATAGGCAGTGATGATATTTTTGGTGtatctcttttttgttttgtttcggTGTAATTGCATTGTTTAAAGCaattttattagaaataatTTCTCAAGGGACAAGGTATAATCAATAGTCATTGGACTTGCTCTTGTTGGTGGTGCTCTAAAAATTAGTCTTTTCATCACAATTCTAATAAACGATGAAAAAAAGGTCttgtttgaaataaaaaattaataatttaataatatataaaagataagttaaatgaataaattttaaatactaattcatataaattttattatgaattaagaatgctcttttatgtcattttacatttatcagctagttgaaccgttaattttaccaaacacttcattTAGCTTATCAGTTATCTATCATCAGTCATCAACTATAAACTATCAGCTATATGCTATTTTTACGAAACAGagacatatttttttatgctttCTGTTAATAGACCCTATCTAGTTAGTTTGAGACAGAAATAAATAACAGAGGGGTGTTTGGTTTAAAAGGGGAATGTTGTGGGTCTGTATGTATTTAGATTTCCTCATCTTCGTCTTGTATCTTTCTAATACTGAGCTAGCGACTGGGGTTTCTTAAatgaaatatcttttatttcagTCAATTCTGATTGAGTTCTATTCTATCATAGTATCACTTTCCTCCTCGTCATAATTTCAGCTTATAAGTATAGACTGCATGCCTGCCATTTATTTCCATGCAATTGGCTTTTGTCTTTATATTTGACATGTATACATAATGCAGGCAAGAAGTTCAATTGCGAAGAATAATTTCTGTGTTGTTCAATCACTTAGCTTTATTTCTCTCAAGGGTTTCAAATAAGTGGCCCCTCCATCGACAAAGAGTCCTGCGTTTTACACTTTGTTTGTCTGTCTGTCTACAAAGTTTTCTGTACATAGGTGCCAATGAGCTAATAACTGCTTAAGTGGTTTTATAATGAACAAATGTGATCATAACAAGTTGTTTTATCATAAACAAATATGACCATGATAACAAAACATTGACAAATAAACTAGGAAGGCTTGATGTGTCCATAATACAATTGTTTGATCTATACAATATAATAGTGTGCCTTTTGACTCTTTTCTACATGTAACGTCATTCCGCTTAGTCTTCCTCTATTCATATTTCAGGTTGGCGTTCTTTTGGCTTGCAGTCATACTGGCTTGACAGACAGAGgaactgaatatttttattcaatgaGTAAAGATTATGGCATAACACCAAATTCAAAACATTATAATTGCATGATTGATCTTCTTGGTAGAGCTGGCCTCCTGGAAGAAGCACATAACTTAATGAGAAACATGCCTTTTGAGCCAGATGCTGCAACATGGGGAGCTCTATTAGGTGCAAGCCGGATTCATGGCAATGCTGAACTAGGTGAGAAGGCTGCTGAGATGGTTTTTAATATGGAACCCAATAATGCAGGAATGTATGTACTTCTTTCAAATTTATATGCAACTTTAGGTAAATGGGTTGACGTGGGTAAGCTTAGATTAAAAATGAGACAACTTGGTATTCAGAAAATACCCGGGTATAGCTGGGTTGAGGTACAAAACAAGATTCATAAATTCACAGTTGGTGATTGTTTTCACCCAGAAAAGGATAGAATATATGCTTACTTAGAAGAGATAGATCTAAAAATGAAGCATGAGGGGCATGTTTCTTTGGTAAAACTGGTTCTGCATGATgtggaagaggaagagaagaagCGAATGCTAAAGTATCACAGTGAGAAATTAGCTGTGGCATTTGGAATTCTGACCATACCGGCTGGCAGACCAATACGTGTCATGAAAAACTTGCGTGTGTGTGAAGACTGTCATAATGTCATCAAATACATATCCAAAATTGTTGGAAGGTTGATAATCTTAAGGGATTCTCATCGCTTTCATTACGTCAGTGAGGGTATTTGTTCTTGTGGGGATTATTGGTGAGTGGAGAAATATGGTAGAAAATTAGCCTAAAATAGTATATTAAGTATAAACCGTGAAATTTGGAGAGCTATATCTTCTACCTGGGGTACCAATATGAGTGGGGGCCGGTGGACTATTGGTAATGGTAAATCAATATTATTCTGGCCTGAGATTGGTACCATATGGGAATATTGTTTTGAAATCGTCTCCTGCGGCCTATTCTGGAAGAGTTGTGCTCACTTTTGTGCATGATTTTGTGAACGCTGAGGGTCAATCAGATGTTAACCATCTCATGGATTTTATCCCTATTTGGTTACTAGACGAAGGATATTCTAATGCTTGCGCCTCCTTTGGATAGGTTGGAGGACAGCCGTTTTGAGTGGAACCTTACTCCAGATGGCACGTTTAGCACGAAAGGGGAAAGCTGCCTACCAACTGGTTCAAGGTCGTGTGAATCAGGTGCATGGTGATCGAGTTTGGAAGAAGCTTTGCCCTGGAATGGCCATCCTAGAAAGCAAATGTTTGTAGAAAAATCTGCATGGCTGCATCATTGCCTTCCAATAAATTCATTCCATGCTCCTAGAGGCATGACGGATAGTAACCTCTGTCTATTATGTGCTGGTGGCGAGGAATTGGAGAGTCATATCCCTTCGAGATTGCAGGGTGGTGAGCCGGTTTGGTATTTGATAGActttttagcaagtgtactaaaactatcgaagtaataaaatttataagttcgtatccacagggaccgtgttaatctcaatttagcaataaggttaatatctaggatgtgtaaattattttagtgcCCGAGGCAGTagttttgattgcataaaattaaataaacagaaaataaagatagttttggaaaagatAAGGAGAGAgctgagatcaggtctttcgaatcatctatgttcccctaattggt from Medicago truncatula cultivar Jemalong A17 chromosome 8, MtrunA17r5.0-ANR, whole genome shotgun sequence includes the following:
- the LOC11408118 gene encoding pentatricopeptide repeat-containing protein At4g02750 produces the protein MIAVTRKFQSCSAQSSRLLQTMRANYNLRGKHLHNFCFPVQKARDTYIVKCTNSISTHMRNGHCHLALRVFDSMPYKNLFSWNLMLTGYVKNRRLVDARNLFDLMPQKDAVSWNVMLSGYVRSGCVDEAKLVFDNMPYKDSISWNGLLAVYVQNGRLEEARRLFESKVDWELISWNCLMGGYVKRKMLGDARRLFDHMPVRNAISWNTMISGYARDGDLLQARRLFEESPVRDVFTWTAMVFAYVQSGMLDEARRVFDEMPGKREMAYNVMIAGYVQYKKMDMARELFEAMPCRNVGSWNTIISGYGQNGDIAQARELFDMMTQRDCVSWAAIIAGYAQTGHYEKVMHMLVKMKRDGKSLNRSTFCCALSTCAGMAALVLGKQVHGQAVKTGYDNGCLVGNALLEMYCKCGSIGEAYDVFERMQLKDIISWNTMLAGYARHGFGRQALLVFDSMKTAGFKPDEITMVGVLLACSHTGLTDRGTEYFYSMSKDYGITPNSKHYNCMIDLLGRAGLLEEAHNLMRNMPFEPDAATWGALLGASRIHGNAELGEKAAEMVFNMEPNNAGMYVLLSNLYATLGKWVDVGKLRLKMRQLGIQKIPGYSWVEVQNKIHKFTVGDCFHPEKDRIYAYLEEIDLKMKHEGHVSLVKLVLHDVEEEEKKRMLKYHSEKLAVAFGILTIPAGRPIRVMKNLRVCEDCHNVIKYISKIVGRLIILRDSHRFHYVSEGICSCGDYW